A region of Pseudomonadota bacterium DNA encodes the following proteins:
- a CDS encoding type II toxin-antitoxin system RelE/ParE family toxin: MNSIEFHPEAETEFAEATLRYQSKVPGLGVEFEAEVRRAVGLLQQFPELGARVAGQIRHLTLRRFKHSVIYVAQPESLLILAIAHGSRDQQYWLSRAGR; encoded by the coding sequence TTGAACTCAATCGAGTTCCACCCGGAAGCTGAGACAGAATTCGCCGAAGCCACGCTGCGCTACCAATCGAAGGTGCCAGGACTCGGAGTGGAGTTCGAGGCTGAGGTTCGCCGGGCGGTCGGCCTGCTCCAGCAGTTTCCGGAGTTGGGTGCGCGAGTGGCCGGGCAGATCCGGCATTTAACACTCCGGCGGTTCAAACACTCGGTGATCTACGTTGCGCAGCCGGAGAGCCTGCTGATCCTAGCTATCGCACATGGTAGCCGAGATCAGCAGTACTGGCTGTCGCGTGCTGGCCGCTAG
- a CDS encoding sulfotransferase, translating to MGVQHIPLLQTPDALIGHAVTASGLAPEDAQRHLQALDRDALEALCDGFARSPLRFSFFGRKRVEQAVIDAIAKQALLRHHQAQTPSLATTVLAPTIAIVAPFRSGTTLLQRLLAQDPANRYTRSWEVFQPPPRDPILQGDGRYFVEDARVATTRRFVEGLHGRHPRLADLHPTDPMTAEECFGLLETSMKSHSFLLHGAVEGYLPWLDALGAERWQEAYADYADQLRLLQWWCPGDRWVLKSPFHLWQLGAFVRAVQPRVVVQIHRPAALCVVSFCELMQATFESLGAPVDPHWIGRTGREAMRRALARNAADREGLAPGCFLDVDYRELVLDPINVVRRVYRQAEFSLDEAIAARMQQWLREGETQPRRGHRAAPADFGLSAAELEEDFRCYRQFAAT from the coding sequence ATGGGCGTCCAGCATATTCCCTTGCTGCAAACACCAGACGCATTGATCGGCCACGCGGTGACGGCTAGCGGCCTCGCCCCCGAGGACGCCCAACGCCACCTGCAGGCACTCGACCGCGATGCCCTCGAAGCGCTCTGCGATGGGTTCGCGCGCAGTCCGCTGCGTTTCAGTTTCTTCGGTCGCAAGCGCGTAGAGCAAGCGGTCATCGACGCCATCGCCAAGCAAGCGCTGCTGCGCCATCACCAGGCGCAGACCCCTTCGCTGGCGACGACGGTACTGGCACCGACGATCGCCATCGTGGCGCCCTTTCGTAGCGGCACCACGCTGCTGCAACGCCTGCTGGCGCAGGACCCCGCCAATCGCTACACCCGCTCCTGGGAAGTGTTTCAGCCGCCGCCGCGCGATCCGATCCTGCAGGGTGATGGACGTTACTTCGTCGAAGACGCGCGCGTCGCCACCACGCGGCGCTTCGTGGAGGGCCTGCACGGGCGCCACCCGCGCCTCGCCGACCTGCACCCGACGGATCCGATGACCGCAGAGGAGTGCTTCGGCCTCCTCGAGACCAGCATGAAATCGCACAGCTTCCTGCTGCACGGGGCGGTGGAGGGCTACCTTCCCTGGCTCGACGCGCTGGGGGCTGAACGCTGGCAGGAGGCGTACGCGGACTACGCGGATCAGCTGCGCCTGCTGCAGTGGTGGTGCCCGGGCGATCGATGGGTGCTCAAGAGTCCCTTCCACCTGTGGCAGCTGGGCGCGTTCGTGCGCGCTGTGCAACCCCGGGTGGTGGTGCAGATCCATCGTCCCGCGGCGCTCTGCGTGGTGTCCTTCTGCGAGTTGATGCAAGCCACCTTCGAGTCCTTAGGCGCGCCGGTGGACCCGCATTGGATCGGGAGAACGGGGCGCGAGGCCATGCGTCGTGCGCTCGCGCGCAACGCGGCTGATCGCGAGGGGCTGGCGCCTGGGTGCTTCCTCGACGTGGACTATCGCGAGTTGGTGCTGGATCCGATCAACGTCGTGCGTCGGGTCTATCGCCAGGCCGAGTTCAGCCTCGATGAGGCGATCGCCGCGCGGATGCAGCAGTGGTTACGGGAGGGCGAGACCCAACCGCGTCGCGGCCACCGTGCAGCGCCGGCGGACTTCGGGTTGAGCGCGGCCGAGTTGGAAGAGGACTTCCGTTGCTACCGGCAGTTCGCCGCCACCTGA
- a CDS encoding patatin-like phospholipase family protein — protein MTHEERNSHLFAPGPKRILALDGGGIRGMLSLQFLARLEEMVRDRSGRRDATLSDYFDLIGGTSTGAIIATGLALGWEVSQLSQMYQVFGGAVFDSKFFRRGLFRPKFSEKVLEQQLEANFGDATLGGTELKTGLAVVMKRLDTGSPWVVHNNPRGKYYEARPGSTATPNKDFLLRDVVRASTAAPTYFKPEPLTVGAGQVGAFVDGGVSPHNNPALQLLMLATVRGYGLQWPTGPEQLLLVSVGTGGFETAMDAEKAVKAVAVANGIQSLSALMDDAASLNETLLQWMSRSDTARQIDREIGSLENDFLGGAPLLTYQRYQAWLEKDWLKRELGMELSVKELDALGKMDKPENLDRLAEVGQAAAARLVESRHLPAVFDIA, from the coding sequence ATGACCCACGAGGAACGGAATTCGCATCTCTTCGCACCGGGGCCCAAGCGCATCCTGGCGCTCGACGGCGGCGGCATCCGCGGCATGCTGAGCCTGCAGTTTCTCGCACGCTTGGAGGAGATGGTCAGGGACCGGAGCGGGCGCCGGGACGCCACGCTCTCGGACTACTTCGATCTCATCGGCGGTACCTCCACCGGTGCGATCATCGCCACCGGCCTCGCGCTGGGATGGGAAGTGAGCCAGCTCTCGCAGATGTACCAGGTGTTCGGCGGCGCGGTGTTCGATAGCAAGTTCTTCCGCCGCGGACTGTTTCGACCGAAGTTCAGCGAGAAGGTGCTGGAGCAGCAGCTCGAGGCGAATTTCGGCGACGCCACCCTCGGCGGTACTGAGTTGAAGACTGGCCTGGCCGTGGTGATGAAGCGCCTCGACACGGGCAGTCCCTGGGTGGTGCACAACAACCCGCGCGGCAAGTACTACGAGGCGCGCCCGGGCAGCACCGCGACGCCGAACAAGGACTTTCTCCTGCGCGATGTGGTGCGTGCCAGCACCGCCGCGCCCACCTATTTCAAGCCGGAACCGCTGACCGTCGGCGCCGGCCAGGTGGGGGCCTTCGTGGATGGCGGCGTGAGCCCGCACAACAACCCCGCCCTGCAGCTGTTGATGCTCGCCACGGTCCGCGGCTACGGGTTGCAATGGCCGACCGGTCCTGAGCAGTTGCTGCTTGTGTCTGTGGGCACCGGCGGTTTCGAGACGGCAATGGATGCGGAGAAGGCGGTCAAGGCCGTTGCCGTGGCGAATGGCATCCAATCCCTCTCCGCCCTGATGGACGACGCCGCGTCCCTGAACGAGACGCTGCTGCAGTGGATGTCACGCAGTGACACGGCGCGTCAGATCGATCGCGAGATCGGCTCGTTGGAGAACGACTTTTTGGGTGGCGCGCCCCTGTTGACCTATCAGCGTTATCAAGCGTGGTTGGAGAAGGACTGGCTGAAGCGAGAGCTCGGTATGGAGCTCAGCGTCAAGGAGTTGGACGCGCTCGGCAAGATGGACAAGCCGGAAAACCTCGATCGGCTAGCGGAGGTCGGTCAGGCGGCGGCCGCGAGGTTGGTGGAATCGCGTCACCTGCCAGCGGTGTTCGATATCGCGTGA
- a CDS encoding alginate export family protein, with protein MKQRRDSTRRPARPALAAAVALTCSLPCQLASAADTAPSEPAPWRLQDVLRQDSRLRLSGDVRTRWEGIDGQFRAQDRLTDSDHLGFSRTRLRVDIETAPVAFTVEAMDGRHYGGGVGSALSVSNVNALDVLQLFAEFRFGTNGNDLPRHQLRLGRQTIDLGSRRLVARNNFRNTINAFTGASWRWVASDTRSSAHVFWTTPVRRRPDDLASTIDNVIELDDQDLDVQFFGGFYERKLRIGALQVEGYVYGLEEDAPGTRHRSLITPGVRLRRPAATGELDIEIETAYQFGNSRLDATGPSLDHQAWFQHLSVGYTFRAPWTPRVRFAFDFASGDRDPDDTDNQRFDTLFGARRFEYGPTGIYGAIARSNIASPELRLELKPGSDLQWLVATRALRLASRRDTWTAASITDASGASGRHLGQQVETRIRWNLRQSTVRLEAGIAYLFNGRFQEEAVGGQGTDTAYGYFQTSWTF; from the coding sequence ATGAAGCAACGCAGAGACAGCACGCGACGTCCAGCGCGCCCCGCGCTAGCCGCCGCCGTTGCCCTGACCTGCTCCCTGCCCTGCCAACTCGCTAGTGCTGCTGACACCGCTCCCTCCGAGCCTGCACCCTGGCGACTTCAAGACGTCCTCAGGCAGGACAGCCGGCTGCGACTCAGCGGCGATGTGCGCACTCGCTGGGAAGGAATCGATGGTCAGTTCCGCGCTCAGGACCGCCTCACCGACTCGGATCATCTCGGGTTTTCCCGCACCAGGTTGCGAGTCGATATAGAGACAGCACCGGTCGCCTTCACGGTTGAGGCGATGGATGGGCGGCACTACGGAGGTGGTGTGGGTTCCGCCCTGAGTGTTTCGAACGTCAATGCCTTAGACGTCCTTCAGCTCTTTGCGGAGTTTCGCTTCGGCACCAACGGCAATGACCTTCCCCGTCATCAGCTGCGCTTGGGTCGCCAGACCATCGACCTGGGCAGCCGCCGCCTCGTGGCCCGCAACAACTTCCGCAACACCATCAACGCCTTTACCGGCGCGTCCTGGCGATGGGTCGCCTCGGATACGCGTTCATCGGCGCACGTGTTTTGGACGACGCCGGTTCGGCGACGCCCAGATGATCTGGCATCGACCATCGACAACGTCATCGAGCTCGACGATCAAGACCTCGACGTGCAGTTCTTCGGCGGGTTCTACGAGCGCAAGCTCAGGATCGGTGCCTTACAGGTGGAGGGCTACGTCTACGGTCTAGAGGAAGACGCCCCTGGAACACGTCACCGCTCGCTCATCACCCCTGGCGTGCGCCTGAGACGCCCGGCCGCCACCGGCGAGCTCGATATAGAGATCGAGACCGCCTACCAATTCGGCAACTCACGCCTCGACGCGACGGGCCCTTCCCTGGATCACCAGGCGTGGTTCCAGCACCTCTCGGTGGGCTACACGTTCCGCGCTCCCTGGACTCCCCGAGTGCGGTTCGCCTTCGATTTCGCGAGCGGTGATCGTGACCCGGACGACACCGATAACCAGCGCTTCGACACCCTATTCGGTGCACGCCGCTTCGAGTACGGGCCAACTGGCATTTACGGCGCCATCGCCCGCAGCAACATCGCATCGCCTGAGTTGCGGCTCGAGCTCAAACCCGGCAGCGACCTTCAGTGGCTCGTCGCCACCCGGGCGTTGCGGCTCGCGAGTCGCCGGGACACCTGGACCGCCGCCAGCATCACCGATGCGAGCGGCGCATCCGGTCGCCACCTGGGCCAGCAAGTCGAAACACGGATACGTTGGAACTTGCGCCAGAGCACGGTACGCCTGGAGGCGGGGATCGCCTACCTGTTCAACGGGCGGTTCCAGGAAGAGGCAGTCGGTGGGCAGGGTACTGACACCGCTTACGGCTACTTCCAAACGAGCTGGACATTCTGA
- a CDS encoding endonuclease/exonuclease/phosphatase family protein — protein sequence MRAPLAFLACAALLGVHLSLSAVAQQTQRVAAFDNATVQPAGVRPGDAGRRFFNIEGSANGDFASFAVADFDLGVITSKVIDVTELTLLITQSNAGFTTDGAYAVYRTDETGVSIQESDSPLTYQGGDGIGSVDPLLTNLTLLATVDFVEQADGAQDVATLDLAPIAATLVEAINAGEPLRLVFAPEAPTVAATYAGQGNSDGPPPTLEVTFLADEDPLAVYDIQGPGHRSPVEGQTVTTGGIVTAAGTFDAIGDADLQGFFLQDATGDGDLATSDAVFVASAASVAVGDEVSVTGVVEETGFPRELTYTRIGSPSAPAAVVVLSSGNALPAPVVLGQSGRALPNEVIDDDNFGELPELGDFDPLSDGLDFFESLEAMRVTVEDAIAVSATNRFGEIFAVSNVGMSATGFSARGTLNISPDDFNPEKIQLDPGRTSDDPALIDLPVVDTGELLGNVTGVVGYDFGNFQVQPTEPVAATPAGLEPEMTALQGDDRTMTVASYNVLNLDPNDADDNADQDVANGRFDAIAGHIVSALGIPDVIGLQEVQDNNGTVDDGTVAADQTLQLLADRIVAAGGPTYAFIDNPFIIDGNSGGAPGGNIRTAYLSNPSRVELIEGSVRTVDDRDAFAGARLPLIASFAFNAGEVTIVNNHFSSKGGSAPIFGTEQPFEALQEDPDVNGSLDSRQRQSREVQGFVSAALAQDPEAAIVVLGDLNEFEFISAVLEFAAVGLQNLTDLLDENERYTFNFQGNSQSLDHVLVSDVLAPQARVDAVHVNSEFADLATRASDHDPVVAAFPVGVDSDLSLAFAGAAIGAGADFDPQAGRFVFTPGVPGLARLTLSVTNGGDEASGVYFLQCASGEAPGALSIRRVRGARRAGFRPADVSIDNAGNPRVQIGSDGSPSVIGVPAGEARQVLVEFVGTGTGFDTLSCSLAEQDAQGARFREVGAIQVEVDNQP from the coding sequence GTGAGAGCACCCCTCGCCTTTCTGGCTTGCGCCGCCCTGCTGGGCGTTCACCTGAGCCTCAGCGCCGTCGCGCAGCAGACCCAGCGAGTCGCCGCCTTCGACAATGCCACCGTACAGCCTGCGGGGGTGCGCCCGGGTGATGCGGGAAGACGGTTCTTCAACATCGAGGGCAGCGCTAACGGCGACTTCGCCAGCTTCGCGGTCGCGGACTTCGATCTCGGTGTGATCACCAGCAAGGTCATCGACGTCACGGAGCTAACGTTGCTGATCACTCAGAGCAACGCAGGCTTCACCACCGACGGCGCGTACGCGGTGTACCGCACGGACGAGACCGGTGTCAGCATCCAGGAATCGGATTCTCCCCTCACCTATCAAGGCGGTGACGGGATTGGCAGCGTCGACCCTCTGCTGACCAATCTCACGCTGCTCGCCACCGTCGACTTCGTGGAGCAGGCCGACGGCGCCCAAGACGTGGCGACGCTCGATCTGGCGCCGATCGCAGCCACGCTGGTGGAGGCGATCAACGCCGGTGAGCCCTTGCGCCTCGTGTTCGCGCCGGAAGCACCCACCGTGGCGGCCACCTACGCCGGTCAGGGCAACAGCGACGGTCCACCGCCCACGCTCGAGGTGACCTTCCTCGCGGACGAGGACCCCCTTGCGGTGTACGACATCCAGGGGCCCGGCCACCGCTCCCCGGTCGAGGGGCAGACGGTCACGACGGGCGGCATCGTGACGGCCGCTGGCACCTTCGATGCCATCGGCGATGCGGATCTACAAGGTTTCTTCCTGCAAGACGCCACCGGCGATGGCGATCTCGCCACCTCCGATGCGGTGTTCGTGGCGAGCGCCGCCAGCGTCGCCGTCGGCGATGAGGTGTCGGTCACCGGCGTCGTGGAGGAAACCGGCTTTCCCCGCGAGCTCACCTACACGCGGATCGGTTCGCCGTCAGCCCCGGCAGCAGTTGTCGTCCTGTCCAGCGGCAACGCGCTGCCTGCCCCAGTGGTGTTGGGTCAGAGCGGTCGCGCCTTGCCGAACGAGGTGATCGACGACGATAACTTCGGTGAGCTGCCCGAGCTTGGCGATTTCGATCCCCTGAGCGACGGCCTCGACTTCTTCGAGTCCCTGGAAGCCATGCGGGTGACGGTGGAAGACGCCATCGCCGTGAGCGCCACCAATCGCTTTGGCGAGATCTTCGCCGTCAGCAACGTCGGCATGAGCGCGACCGGCTTCAGCGCACGAGGCACTTTGAACATCAGTCCCGACGACTTCAATCCGGAGAAGATCCAGCTTGACCCGGGGCGCACGTCCGACGATCCAGCCCTCATCGACCTGCCGGTGGTGGATACGGGCGAGCTCCTCGGCAATGTCACCGGCGTGGTTGGCTACGATTTCGGCAACTTCCAGGTGCAGCCCACCGAGCCGGTAGCAGCTACCCCCGCCGGCCTGGAGCCCGAGATGACTGCGCTGCAGGGTGACGATCGCACCATGACCGTGGCCTCCTACAACGTGCTCAACCTCGATCCGAACGACGCGGACGACAACGCGGATCAGGACGTCGCCAACGGGCGCTTCGACGCCATCGCCGGCCACATCGTCAGCGCCCTGGGAATCCCGGATGTCATCGGCTTGCAGGAAGTGCAGGACAACAACGGCACGGTCGATGACGGCACCGTTGCCGCGGACCAGACCCTACAGTTGCTCGCCGATCGCATCGTCGCCGCCGGCGGCCCGACCTACGCCTTTATCGACAACCCCTTCATCATCGACGGCAACAGCGGGGGCGCGCCCGGTGGCAACATCCGCACCGCCTACTTGTCCAACCCGTCCCGCGTCGAGCTGATCGAGGGGTCGGTGCGCACCGTCGATGACCGCGACGCCTTCGCGGGCGCGCGCTTGCCGCTGATTGCCTCCTTCGCCTTCAACGCAGGCGAGGTCACGATCGTCAACAACCACTTTTCCTCCAAGGGTGGGTCCGCACCGATCTTCGGTACCGAGCAGCCCTTCGAAGCGCTGCAGGAAGATCCCGACGTCAACGGATCTCTGGATTCGCGTCAGCGCCAGTCGCGTGAGGTGCAGGGCTTCGTCTCCGCTGCGTTGGCGCAGGATCCCGAGGCCGCGATCGTGGTGCTGGGTGATCTCAACGAGTTCGAGTTCATCTCCGCAGTGCTGGAGTTTGCGGCGGTGGGCCTTCAGAACCTCACCGATCTGCTCGACGAGAACGAGCGCTACACCTTCAATTTTCAGGGTAACTCCCAATCCCTGGATCATGTCCTCGTGAGCGATGTGCTGGCGCCGCAGGCGCGTGTCGATGCGGTGCACGTCAACAGCGAGTTCGCCGACCTCGCCACCCGCGCCAGTGATCATGACCCGGTAGTGGCGGCTTTCCCCGTTGGGGTCGACAGCGACCTATCACTGGCCTTCGCCGGTGCGGCGATCGGCGCAGGTGCCGACTTCGACCCGCAAGCGGGACGCTTCGTCTTCACCCCTGGGGTTCCGGGCTTGGCCCGCCTGACGCTCAGCGTCACCAACGGTGGCGACGAGGCATCCGGCGTCTACTTCCTGCAGTGTGCTTCGGGCGAGGCGCCAGGGGCTCTCAGCATTCGCCGTGTGCGCGGGGCGCGTCGCGCCGGATTCCGGCCAGCGGATGTGAGCATCGACAACGCCGGGAACCCCCGGGTGCAAATCGGGAGCGATGGATCCCCTAGCGTCATCGGTGTGCCAGCCGGTGAAGCACGGCAGGTGCTGGTGGAGTTCGTGGGGACGGGTACGGGCTTCGATACCCTGAGCTGCTCGCTAGCCGAACAGGATGCCCAGGGCGCGCGCTTCCGCGAAGTGGGCGCCATTCAGGTGGAGGTGGACAACCAGCCGTAG
- a CDS encoding addiction module protein, whose amino-acid sequence MASKFEQIQSDIASLTREERLELLRSLMSELDGPSVPGAEERWAEEAQRRLKEIEEGRVKPVPGELVFERIRKQLG is encoded by the coding sequence GTGGCAAGTAAATTCGAACAAATTCAGAGCGATATAGCTTCCCTCACCAGGGAGGAGCGGCTCGAACTGCTCAGGTCGTTGATGTCGGAACTTGATGGGCCATCGGTTCCCGGGGCGGAAGAGCGCTGGGCGGAGGAAGCGCAGCGTCGGCTCAAGGAAATCGAGGAAGGCCGAGTCAAGCCTGTCCCAGGCGAATTGGTGTTCGAGCGCATCAGGAAGCAACTCGGTTGA